One genomic region from Magnetofaba australis IT-1 encodes:
- a CDS encoding hybrid sensor histidine kinase/response regulator, protein MPEQLLNKQPAPRILIVDDQPTNIHALYQIVQSEGDVFMAASGEKALEHCAHTAPDLILLDVEMPGLDGYETCRRLKADKALAHIPVIFITAHTTEEDEVRALEAGAVDFITKPINALIVRARVRTHIQLKQAHNALTEQAEAMAARNQILEENVRLREDVDRITRHDLKSPLSRILGFCELLLDECDGNDDTAEMLQAIHRAARQAMNQANSTLVLFKIENGDYAVRYAPVDLMQVIREVWDGCAPIANAKDVTLSGVSADAAPFLIQAEESLCYTLFGNLLQNAAEAAPSNSCITVTLERHDAEAMIRIHNHGQAPEAIRARFFEKYATAGKKDGTGLGAYSARLMARAHHGDIEMQSSAEHGVTLTVRLPITPPPASL, encoded by the coding sequence ATGCCTGAACAACTGCTGAACAAACAACCCGCGCCCAGAATTCTCATCGTCGACGACCAGCCGACCAACATCCATGCGCTCTACCAAATTGTGCAGAGCGAAGGCGATGTGTTCATGGCCGCCAGTGGCGAGAAGGCGCTGGAGCACTGCGCGCACACCGCGCCGGATCTGATCCTGCTCGATGTGGAGATGCCCGGTCTGGACGGCTATGAAACCTGCCGCCGCCTCAAAGCCGACAAGGCGTTGGCGCATATTCCGGTCATCTTTATCACCGCCCACACCACGGAAGAGGATGAGGTGCGCGCGCTGGAGGCGGGCGCAGTGGATTTCATCACCAAACCCATCAACGCGCTAATCGTGCGTGCGCGAGTGCGCACCCACATTCAGCTCAAACAGGCCCATAACGCGCTGACCGAACAGGCTGAGGCGATGGCCGCGCGCAACCAGATTCTGGAAGAGAACGTGCGTCTGCGCGAGGATGTGGACCGCATCACCCGGCACGACTTGAAATCCCCTCTGTCGCGAATCCTCGGTTTTTGCGAACTCCTGCTTGATGAGTGTGACGGCAACGACGACACCGCAGAGATGCTGCAAGCGATCCATCGTGCGGCGCGTCAAGCCATGAACCAAGCCAACAGCACGCTGGTGCTGTTTAAAATCGAGAACGGCGACTATGCGGTGCGGTATGCGCCGGTTGATCTGATGCAGGTGATCCGTGAGGTGTGGGACGGCTGCGCCCCCATCGCCAACGCCAAGGACGTCACCTTGTCCGGCGTCTCAGCAGACGCCGCGCCTTTCCTCATTCAAGCGGAAGAGTCGCTCTGCTACACCCTGTTTGGCAATCTGTTGCAGAATGCCGCCGAAGCGGCCCCGAGCAACTCCTGCATCACCGTGACCCTGGAGCGGCATGACGCCGAGGCGATGATTCGCATCCATAACCATGGCCAGGCGCCCGAGGCCATCCGGGCGCGATTCTTTGAAAAATACGCCACCGCAGGGAAAAAGGACGGCACCGGATTGGGCGCCTACTCAGCGCGATTGATGGCCCGCGCCCACCATGGCGACATTGAGATGCAGAGCAGCGCCGAACATGGCGTCACACTGACCGTGCGCCTGCCCATTACGCCGCC
- a CDS encoding diguanylate cyclase domain-containing protein, with protein sequence MKRRTISQSESKPRILIVDDQPGNIQALYHAVEPVGDIFMATGGEQALAFCRNDAPPDLILLDVEMPDMNGYEVCQRLKQDHRSADIPVIFVTGHASADDEARALQIGGADFIHKPVNHAIAHARVSTQLTLKAQSDLLRRQAQEDALTQIANRRYFDHALRQEWRHCQRHGAPLSLLLLDVDYFKRYNDDQGHPQGDACLRQVASVIAQNMGRPHDLAARYGGEEFVCLLPQTTRKGALTKAEHIRQQIAQLGLPHPASACAEVVTVSIGAATLKPSSHDAWERLLLLADQALYAAKGAGRNRVEISEAEDG encoded by the coding sequence GCACGATAAGTCAGAGTGAGAGCAAACCCCGCATTTTGATCGTGGATGATCAACCGGGGAATATTCAGGCGCTCTACCACGCCGTGGAGCCAGTCGGCGACATCTTTATGGCCACTGGCGGCGAGCAGGCGTTGGCGTTCTGTCGCAACGACGCCCCGCCGGATCTGATCCTGCTGGATGTGGAGATGCCGGATATGAACGGGTATGAGGTGTGCCAGCGCCTCAAACAGGATCACCGCAGCGCCGATATTCCAGTGATCTTTGTCACTGGCCACGCCAGCGCCGACGATGAGGCGCGCGCCCTGCAGATCGGCGGCGCCGACTTCATCCACAAGCCGGTCAACCACGCCATTGCCCACGCCCGCGTCTCCACCCAGTTAACGCTCAAAGCGCAAAGCGACCTGTTGCGCCGACAAGCGCAGGAGGACGCCCTCACGCAGATCGCCAACCGCCGCTATTTTGATCACGCCCTGCGTCAGGAGTGGCGCCACTGCCAACGCCATGGCGCGCCGCTCTCTCTGCTCCTGCTCGACGTGGACTATTTCAAACGCTACAACGATGACCAGGGCCACCCCCAAGGCGACGCCTGCCTGCGCCAAGTGGCGTCTGTCATTGCGCAAAACATGGGTCGCCCCCACGATTTGGCGGCGCGTTACGGCGGCGAAGAGTTTGTCTGCCTACTGCCTCAGACCACACGCAAAGGGGCTCTGACCAAGGCGGAGCACATTCGTCAGCAGATCGCGCAACTTGGACTGCCGCACCCCGCCTCAGCCTGTGCTGAGGTCGTCACAGTCAGCATCGGCGCCGCCACGTTAAAACCCTCCAGCCACGACGCCTGGGAACGCCTGCTCCTGTTGGCGGACCAGGCCCTCTACGCCGCCAAAGGCGCAGGCCGCAACCGGGTGGAGATCAGCGAAGCGGAAGATGGATAA